AAGTGGAAGTGTGGCGACACATGTAGCGGACTAATACTAATAGCTCGAGGACTTATCCAAAGTAACTGAGAATATGAAAGCGAACGGTTTTTCTTGATTTGAATAGATATTCAATTTTGAGTAGGTATTACTCAGAGTTAAGTGACGATAGCCTAGGAGATACACCTGTACCCATGCCGAACACAGAAGTTAAGCCCTAGAACGCCGGAAGTAGTTGGGGGTTGCCCCCTGTGAGATATGGAAGTCGCTTAGCTCTAGGGAGTTTAGCTCAGCTGGGAGAGCATCTGCCTTACAAGCAGAGGGTCAGCGGTTCGATCCCGTTAACTCCCATAGGTCCCGTAGTGTAGCGGTTATCACGTCGCCCTGTCACGGCGAAGATCGCGGGTTCGATTCCCGTCGGGACCGTAAGAATAACGTAAGTTATTTTTGACTCGTTAGCTCAGTTGGTAGAGCAATTGACTTTTAATCAATGGGTCACTGGTTCGAGCCCAGTACGGGTCATATATGCGGGTTTGGCGGAATTGGCAGACGCACCAGATTTAGGATCTGGCGCTTAACGGCGTGGGGGTTCAAGTCCCTTAACCCGCATTAAGATATAATAAATGAGCCGGCTTAGCTCAGTTGGTAGAGCATCTGATTTGTAATCAGAGGGTCGCGTGTTCAAGTCATGTAGCCGGCATTTTTAGATAGAAGAAAACAGTGCGAACGTAGTTCAGTGGTAGAACACCACCTTGCCAAGGTGGGGGTCGCGGGTTCGAATCCCGTCGTTCGCTTAGAGAGGCCGGGGTGGCGGAACTGGCAGACGCACAGGACTTAAAATCCTGCGATTGGTAACGATCGTACCGGTTCGATTCCGGTCCTCGGCATAATATAAAGAGCATCCTTAGCTCAACTGGATAGAGTACCTGACTACGAATCAGGCGGTTAGAGGTTCGACTCCTCTAGGGTGCATTTTTCTATTTAACTCGGGAAGTAGCTCAGCTTGGTAGAGTACTTGGTTTGGGACCAAGGTGTCGCAGGTTCGAATCCTGTCTTCCCGATTCATTACAGAGATACGTAAGCGTATCTTTTTTGTTTTAACTTGAGATTATATACATTAAGAGAGAATCAGTTTGCTTCTCTCTTTTTTAATTTCAGTAATTCATTTTGATCGCGTATACTTTTTTATTTCCTGATTTGTTCAATGAATACTGTAATTTAGGTACATAAATTAAAATTTCACAGATTGTATAATTCTTACAAACTTTTAAGAAAGTAATTGAAGAGTTTTTTACTCAGCCTATAATATATGTGCTTATGGGATGAACATTTCTGATCTTTTGATTTTGAAAGTGTATTAGTTTACGTTATAGTATGAATTGGATTTAATATCACCTTGAAGGAAATAATTATAGATTCTTTTCTATCCGTGTTTTGCTGTGTAATGTTTCTTGATTCTTTCAAATAGAATCTTTTATGACATTTGTCACATCTCCTCATGACAGAAGATTCTAGTCGCAGTAGATTCAAAGAATTATAATAGATGTATCAAATGGAGGAAGAAAAAATGAAACATAAAGTAATTGTTGCAATGAGTTTAGTAGCAGCAGGAGTTATGACTTATCTCATGTTTTCAGGATTGGATGAAGATTTCTATCATTTTCCTTGGGAGCTATTTGCAGGATTTGGAATGATGTCCTGGCTTATCCGAGAAGGTTTGAAATTAGTCTCAGATGTGAAAAAGGAGTTTGAAAAATGAAAAAAGCATTTCTCTATCTTTTTATTGGACTATCACTAGTGGTATGGTTGGTCGAAATGTTTACAGGTTGGTTTGATCAAGCCTTCCTTCACCAATTCATCCGTGGTGCCTGGGGACTAGGATTTATGATTTTTATCGCCTTCCCTATGGGAAAGGAGTGGCTGAAAGGAGAATATCATGAACATGATTAAGGTAGAAAGCCTAAATAAAAACATCAAGGGCAAGGCTATTTTGAAGGATATTTCCTTTGAGGTAGCTGAAGGTGAATGCGTCGCCTTGATTGGGCCCAATGGTGCTGGGAAGACCACACTCTTGGACTGTTTGCTTGGAGATAAACGGATCACAAGCGGTCAAGTATCCATCCAAGGCTTGCCAGTGACGAGTTCTCAGTTAGACTACACAAGATCCTATCTCCCTCAAGAAAATGTCATCGTTCAGAAATTAAAGGTCAAAGAGTTGATTGCTTTCTTTCAAAGTATTTATCCAAATCCCTTGAGCAACCAGGAGATCGATCAACTATTGCAGTTTGACAAGCAACAAAAAGAGCAATTTGCAGAAAAATTGTCAGGTGGGCAAAAGCGTCTTTTCTCTTTTGTCTTGACCTTGATTGGCCGACCAAAACTTGTCTTTTTAGATGAGCCAACTGCGGCCATGGATACCTCAACCCGCCAACGTTTTTGGGAAATTGTTCAGGATCTAAAAGCGCAGGGAGTTACCATTCTCTATTCCTCCCATTACATCGAAGAGGTAGAGCATACAGCGGACCGAATCTTGGTCTTGAATAAGGGAGAGTTGATTCGCGATACAACACCTCTAGCCATGCGTAGTGAGGAGATTGAAAAGCACTTTATTCTACCTCTGGCTTACAAGGAAGTCGTTGAGCAGTCAAACTTGGTTGATAACTGGTCACAAAAACAAGATGCTCTGCAAGTAGTCACACGCGAAGCAGATGCTTTCTGGCAACTGTTAGTCCAAGCAGGATGTAGCATACAAGAAATCGAAGTTAATAACCGTAGTTTGCTAGATACAATCTTTGAAGAAACACAGAAGGGAGATGACTAAGATGAAACGATGGATCGCATTAAATAAGATAGAATTTCTATTGACCAAACGGCAACTAGTCTATTATTTATTATCTGTAGGGATGCCGACAGCCTTCTATTTATTCTTTTCAGGCATGTACCAGGACACACCTGGTGGGCCAGCTAATTTTATGCGTGATTACCTCATCTCCATGACAGCCTTTTCCATGATGTCGACAGCTATGTTTTCATTCCCAGCTGTTTTACATACAGATAAAATCAACAACTGGCAGAAAACATTAGGCCATACTCCGGTAAATATGGTAGAATATTATCTATCAAAGATAACAAGTATGCTGGTTGATTATTTGGTTTCAATCTTGGTGGTTTTCTCAGTTGGGCATTTTGTAAGAGGTGTGGACATACCTCTAGCAAGCTGGGTTGGAGCGGCGTTCTTGCTGATAGTAGGAAGTGTTGCCTTTGTAGCGCTTGGATTGACCTTGACACTCTTACCTTCTAGTCAGCTGATGTCTGTCGTGGGCAATCTTCTCTATCTAGGCCTGGCTGTTTTAGGTGGACTCTGGATGCCCATCTCTTTATTTCCAGACTGGATGCAAGCAATCGGGAAGTGCCTACCAACTTATCAGTTGATGGAGTTGCTCAAGACCTTCTTAAACGAGAGTAGCATCAATCTATCAGCCACAGTTTATCTACTTGTTTTTTCAGCAGTTTTGTTTGGTTTGACCATTTACCTTCAAGGTCATAAGGAGAATGCTTAATGCTTGAAAGACTGAAAAGCATACATTATATGTTTTGGGCCAGTTTGATTTTTATGCTTTTCCCCATCCTACCTGTAGTGACTGGGTGGCTTTCTGCCTGGCATTTATTGATTGATATTCTATTTGTAGTGGCGTATTTGGGTGTTTTAACAACTAAGAGCCAGCACCTATCTTGGCTATATTGGGGTCTCATGCTGACTTATGTAGTTGGGAATACTGCCTTTGTTGCTGTTAATTATATCTGGTTTTTCTTTTTCCTATCCAATCTTTTAAGTTATCATTTCAGCGTACGTAGTTTAAAGTCTTTACATGTCTGGACTTTTCTTCTTGCTCAAGTCCTTGTTGTGGGCCAACTGTTGATTTTTCAGAGAATCGAAGTTGAGTCTCTATTCTATCTACTTGTAATTCTTGCTTTTGTCGATTTAATGACATTTGGTATGGTTCGGATTCGGATTGTGGAGGATTTGAAAGAAGCTCAGGCTAAGCAAAATGCCCAGATAAATCTATTGCTTGCTGAAAATGAACGCAGTCGTATCGGCCAGGATTTACATGATAGTCTGGGACATACTTTTGCTATGCTCAGTGTCAAGACAGATTTAGCCTTGCAGTTGTTTCAGATGGAGGCTTATCCACAGGTGGAGAAGGAATTAAAAGAAATCCACCAGATCAGCAAGGATTCCATGAATGAAGTGCGAACCATTGTGGAAAATCTGAAATCACGGACCCTAGCTTCAGAGCTTGAGACTGTTAAGAAGATGCTGGAAATTGCTGGGATTGAGGTTCAAGTTGAGAATCAATTGGACAAGGCTAGCTTGACCCAGGATGTGGAGTCGACGGCTGCTATGGTTTTGTTAGAATTGGCGACCAATATCATCAAGCATGCCAGAGCTGAAAAAGCCTATCTAAAACTGGAACGTACAGATCAGGAATTGGTCCTGACAGTTAGAGATGACGGGAAAGGTTTTGCAACTGTAAAAGGAAATGAACTTCATACAGTCCGTGACCGTGCAGCAACCTTCTCAGGTCAAGTAGAGCTGGTCAGTTTGAAAGATCCCACAGAGGTGCGCGTGCATCTACCTTATAAGGAGAGAAACTAAGATGAAACTACTTGTTGCAGAAGATCAAAGTATGTTGCGAGATGCCATGTGCCAGTTGCTCACGCTTCAACCAGATGTAGAGTCTGTCTTTCAAGCCAAGAATGGGCAAGAAGCAATCCAACTATTAGAAAAGGAGTCTGTAAATATCGCCATCCTTGACGTAGAAATGCCTGTTAAGACGGGCCTCGAAGTCTTGGAGTGGATACGAGCAGAAAATCTAGAAACAAAGGTGGTTGTGGTGACGACCTTCAAGCGTCCTGGGTATTTTGAACGTGCGGTCAAGGCTGGAGTAGATGCTTATGTATTAAAAGAAAGAAACATTGCAGACCTCATGCAAACCTTGCACACCGTCCTAGAAGGACGCAAGGAGTATTCGCCTGAATTGATGGAAGTGGTGATGACGCATCCCAATCCATTAACAGAACAAGAAATCGCAGTTTTAAAGGGAATTGCTCAGGGCTTCTCTAACCAAGAAATTGCAGACAAACTTTATCTATCCAACGGAACAGTCCGAAACTATGTCACCAATATTCTTTCTAAATTACATGCAGGCAATCGAACAGAGGCAGCTAATATCGCGAAAGAATCTGGTTGGTTGTGATACTATCATATCTCGAAAACCATTATGTGCTAAAATTGAAATTATTCAATCAAACAATTTTGTAACTTGAGGAGGCTTAGTTTCCTCCTTTTTGTTTAGTCTAATCCTCTTCGAAAATCTCTTCAAATCACGTCAGCTTCACCTTGGATTATATATGTGACTGACTTTGTCAGTCTTATCTACAACCTCAAAGCAGTGCTTTGAGCAGCCTGCTGCTAGCTTCCTGGTTTGCTCTTTGATTTTCATTGAGTATAAGGTGGTACCAAAGAGCTAAAATTGGTAACTTCTAAAACTAACTTCCAGTTTCCCACAACCTAGCTTTTAGTATGAGAAAAACGCGTGAAATCAGTGGAAATCCGTCTTAGACTAACTTCCACTGGTTTTCTTTTTCTTGATATATAAGGGTTCAAAAGCGAAAAGACTCAGAAAAAAGTGCACGACAAATAGCCCTAAAACAGAGTCGTCTTAGAGTAAATTCCAGTTGCTAGCGTTTAGTGTGAGACTTTTCGATGGTGATAAGATGTGTAGTTAGAGGGGAAAATTCCCTTTATTTCAATAAATCAGGTGATAGGTGTGTGTCTTCTGGTTTGACAAATTGGCAACCCAGAAGAGCAGCGATGTCCTCGCCAAAGGTGAAGGTGAAGATGTCGTAAGCAGATTTTCCTTGAAACTCTTCTCGTTTCAAGGAATTGACATGGGAAATGACTAGATTGACGTCTTTCTGAGTCAGCTGGTCAAAGGAAGTGCCCTTGGGAAGAATGGCTCGCAAAACCGTATGGTTCTTCTCAATCCGCCCCTTCTGGTCAGGACGGCTAGGGTCGCAGAAGTAGAGGTGAGACTTCCCATCAATGTCTCGCTCAAGCTCCTCCACATAGGCGAACTCAGATCCGTTGTCTGTGAGAATGACAGGGAACAGCTGATGGAACGCACACCCTCCGTCCATGACTCTTTCTTTCAAAGCTGCGAATTTAGTGGCGACCTCCAGAGCGGTCTTGTTGTTCAAAAGCAGGGCGAAGAGGAAGTTGCAGAAGGAAACGTTGAAGGTGAGCAGTAGCTTTCCACCAGGTCTGCCGATGACCGTGTCCATTTCCAACCATTTGAAGAAATCATCTGTTTCTCGTAACTCTTGGAAATCTTGATAGGTCCGCCCAATTTTCAGCTCTTTAGGAATAGCTACTTTTCTGGATTTTCTGCGTTCCTTGAACGTGACCATCCGAGGGAAATCAATGGGCTTGGCTGTCAGATAGCCCAGCTTGGCATGCCGATACACCGTAGCTTTCGACACAGGTAGGTTATGTGTCTGAATGATATGGTAGATGCTTTGTTTCTTCTGGATGCCTTGGGTTAAGACCTTGTCCATCTGATAAAAACTTTCCTTGTTTAGGGGAATTCCCTGTCTGGATTCCCTCAACATAGTCTCGTACTGCTCCTGTGCCTTTTTCGCGTAGTAAAGATAGCGGTTAAACCCACAATCCGTCCTCTTTTTTGGACAGTTGTTACAGACATAAGGAGCTTTTTTGAGAAGAGGGCAATCCGTGCAATCAGATTTGACGGATGTTGGATGCATGATGCGATTGCGCTTGATTTCCTTTGAAATCGTTGACGGGTCTTTCCCCATCTTCTCAGCGATGGAACGGAAAGTCTCCTGTTGGCTGATTCCAGTTTGGATGTCAATACGGTCTTCTAGAGTGAGATGTTTTTGTTTTTTCGTCATGAGGTACCTCCTCACGAAAAGTCTCAGACTTAATTCTAGCATAATTCATCGTCTGAGACTAACTTCCAGTTTTGGGAGAGAGATGGAAGTTACTTTGAGAAGTTACGAAGAGCTAAAATTAACAATAAAAAAGAAAAATATCTTGACAAGCAAGGGAAAAATTTGTTACAATAATAAACGGTACTTTTTACTTTTGGTCTCTCAAGAGTGTACAGGGACGTGCTGACAAATGTTGCAAAAGTACACACAGATGATAGCTGTCACCAAGTGTATCATCACCAAAAATAAAAAAACACAGGAGTATGTAGATGCCTACAATTAACCAATTGGTTCGCAAACCGCGTAAATCAAAAGTAGAAAAATCTAAATCACCAGCTTTGAACGTTGGTTACAACAGTCATAAAAAAGTTCAAACAAACGTTTCTTCACCACAAAAACGTGGTGTTGCAACTCGTGTTGGAACAATGACACCTAGAAAACCTAACTCAGCCCTTCGTAAATTCGCTCGTGTACGTTTGAGCAACCTTATCGAAGTTACTGCCTACATCCCAGGTATCGGACACAACTTGCAAGAACACAGCGTGGTTCTTCTTCGTGGTGGACGTGTAAAAGACATTCCAGGGGTACGTTACCATATCGTCCGTGGTGCACTTGATACTGCAGGTGTTAACGATCGTAAACAAGGCCGTTCTAAATACGGTACTAAACGTCCAAAAGCATAAGGAAAGGGGATAAAGAGAAATGAGTCGTAAAAATAGAGCTCCAAAACGTGACGTATTGCCAGATCCGCTTTACAATTCACAACTAGTTACTCGTCTTATCAACCGCGTTATGCTTGACGGTAAACGTGGTACAGCTGCTTCAATCGTTTACGGTGCTTTTGAGCAAATCAAAGAAGCTACTGGCAACGATGCACTTGAAGTATTTGAAACAGCTATGGAAAACATCATGCCTGTACTTGAAGTACGTGCACGCCGTGTTGGTGGTTCTAACTACCAAGTCCCAGTTGAAGTTCGTCCAGAACGTCGTACAACACTTGGACTTCGTTGGTTGGTAACAATCGCTCGTCTTCGTGGTGAACACACAATGCAAGACCGTCTTGCAAAAGAAATCTTGGATGCTGCTAACAACACTGGTGCAGCTGTTAAGAAACGTGAAGACACTCACCGTATGGCTGAAGCTAACCGTGCATTCGCACACTTCCGTTGGTAAGATAGGATGCGAAAGCGTTAAGAAAGTCCCAGAGAAAATAGGGAATCGAAGCAGGTTGCGATTGCAACCAATGAGATTCATCTTTTTCTCCAGACTTTTAGCTTGAGCTCAACTATATCATGATGCTAGAAACGGTAAGGATGTAAGGTGAAAATAGAAAACTGACGCAGTATTCGACGAATACAAGGAAGTTTATCTTTTTCACACAGCATCCCGTTCTGGCTCAAATCGGCTAACTAACTTTAGCCCGAGTTCAATTCAACTTGTAAATCTACAAGTTGAAACCAACAATAGCATGAAAACATTGAGAACGGGTAGGTCCTGCCTATCCGTTTTTATTAAAATCGTGTTATAATAGAATAGAAATCAAAAATAAATAGGAGAAACAAACCTCATGGCACGCGAATTTTCACTTGAAAAAACTCGTAATATCGGTATCATGGCTCACGTCGATGCTGGTAAAACAACAACTACTGAGCGTATTCTTTACTACACTGGTAAAATCCACAAAATCGGTGAAACTCACGAAGGTGCGTCACAAATGGACTGGATGGAGCAAGAGCAAGAACGTGGTATCACTATCACATCTGCTGCGACAACAGCTCAATGGAACAATCACCGCGTAAACATTATCGACACACCGGGACACGTGGACTTCACAATCGAAGTACAACGTTCTCTTCGTGTATTGGATGGTGCGGTTACCGTTCTTGACTCACAATCAGGTGTTGAGCCTCAAACTGAAACAGTTTGGCGTCAAGCAACTGAGTACGGAGTTCCACGTATCGTATTTGCCAACAAAATGGACAAAATCGGTGCTGACTTCCTTTACTCTGTAAGCACACTTCACGATCGCCTTCAAGCAAATGCCCACCCAATCCAATTGCCAATCGGTTCTGAAGATGATTTCCGTGGTATCATCGACTTGATCAAGATGAAAGCTGAAATCTATACGAACGACCTTGGTACAGATATCCTTGAAGAAGATATTCCAGCTGAATACCTTGACCAAGCTCAAGAATACCGTGAAAAATTGGTTGAAGCAGTTGCTGAAACTGACGAAGAATTGATGATGAAATACCTCGAAGGTGAAGAAATCACTAACGAAGAATTGAAAGCTGGTATCCGTAAAGCGACTATCAACGTTGAATTCTTCCCAGTATTGTGTGGTTCTGCCTTCAAGAACAAAGGTGTTCAATTGATGCTTGATGCGGTTATCGACTACCTTCCAAGCCCACTTGACATCCCAGCAATCAAAGGTATCAACCCAGATACAGATGAAGAAGAAACTCGTCCAGCATCTGATGAAGAGCCATTTGCAGCTCTTGCCTTCAAGATCATGACAGACCCATTCGTAGGTCGTTTGACATTCTTCCGTGTTTACTCAGGTGTGCTTCAATCAGGTTCTTACGTATTGAACACTTCTAAAGGTAAACGTGAGCGTATCGGACGTATCCTTCAAATGCACGCTAACAGTCGTCAAGAAATTGACACTGTTTACTCAGGTGATATCGCTGCTGCCGTTGGTTTGAAAGATACTACAACTGGTGACTCATTGACAGATGAAAAAGCTAAAATCATCCTTGAGTCAATCAACGTTCCAGAACCAGTTATCCAATTGATGGTTGAGCCAAAATCTAAAGCTGACCAAGATAAGATGGGTATTGCCCTTCAAAAATTGGCTGAAGAAGATCCAACATTCCGCGTTGAAACAAACGTTGAAACTGGTGAAACAGTTATCTCTGGTATGGGTGAGCTTCACCTTGACGTCCTTGTTGACCGTATGCGTCGTGAGTTCAAAGTTGAAGCGAACGTAGGTGCTCCTCAAGTATCTTACCGTGAAACATTCCGCGCTTCTACTCAAGCACGTGGATTCTTCAAACGTCAGTCTGGTGGTAAAGGTCAATTCGGTGATGTATGGATTGAATTTACTCCAAACGAAGAAGGTAAAGGATTCGAATTCGAAAACGCAATCGTCGGTGGTGTGGTTCCTCGTGAATTTATCCCAGCGGTTGAAAAAGGTTTGGTAGAATCTATGGCTAACGGTGTTCTTGCAGGTTACCCAATGGTTGACGTTAAAGCTAAACTTTACGATGGTTCATACCACGATGTCGACTCATCTGAAACTGCCTTCAAGATCGCGGCTTCACTTGCCCTTAAAGAAGCTGCTAAATCAGCACAACCAGCCATCCTTGAGCCAATGATGCTTGTAACAATCACTGTTCCAGAAGAAAACCTTGGTGATGTTATGGGTCACGTAACTGCTCGTCGTGGACGTGTTGATGGTATGGAAGCACA
This portion of the Streptococcus mitis B6 genome encodes:
- a CDS encoding ABC transporter ATP-binding protein, whose amino-acid sequence is MNMIKVESLNKNIKGKAILKDISFEVAEGECVALIGPNGAGKTTLLDCLLGDKRITSGQVSIQGLPVTSSQLDYTRSYLPQENVIVQKLKVKELIAFFQSIYPNPLSNQEIDQLLQFDKQQKEQFAEKLSGGQKRLFSFVLTLIGRPKLVFLDEPTAAMDTSTRQRFWEIVQDLKAQGVTILYSSHYIEEVEHTADRILVLNKGELIRDTTPLAMRSEEIEKHFILPLAYKEVVEQSNLVDNWSQKQDALQVVTREADAFWQLLVQAGCSIQEIEVNNRSLLDTIFEETQKGDD
- a CDS encoding ABC transporter permease, with translation MKRWIALNKIEFLLTKRQLVYYLLSVGMPTAFYLFFSGMYQDTPGGPANFMRDYLISMTAFSMMSTAMFSFPAVLHTDKINNWQKTLGHTPVNMVEYYLSKITSMLVDYLVSILVVFSVGHFVRGVDIPLASWVGAAFLLIVGSVAFVALGLTLTLLPSSQLMSVVGNLLYLGLAVLGGLWMPISLFPDWMQAIGKCLPTYQLMELLKTFLNESSINLSATVYLLVFSAVLFGLTIYLQGHKENA
- a CDS encoding sensor histidine kinase — translated: MLERLKSIHYMFWASLIFMLFPILPVVTGWLSAWHLLIDILFVVAYLGVLTTKSQHLSWLYWGLMLTYVVGNTAFVAVNYIWFFFFLSNLLSYHFSVRSLKSLHVWTFLLAQVLVVGQLLIFQRIEVESLFYLLVILAFVDLMTFGMVRIRIVEDLKEAQAKQNAQINLLLAENERSRIGQDLHDSLGHTFAMLSVKTDLALQLFQMEAYPQVEKELKEIHQISKDSMNEVRTIVENLKSRTLASELETVKKMLEIAGIEVQVENQLDKASLTQDVESTAAMVLLELATNIIKHARAEKAYLKLERTDQELVLTVRDDGKGFATVKGNELHTVRDRAATFSGQVELVSLKDPTEVRVHLPYKERN
- a CDS encoding response regulator transcription factor, translating into MKLLVAEDQSMLRDAMCQLLTLQPDVESVFQAKNGQEAIQLLEKESVNIAILDVEMPVKTGLEVLEWIRAENLETKVVVVTTFKRPGYFERAVKAGVDAYVLKERNIADLMQTLHTVLEGRKEYSPELMEVVMTHPNPLTEQEIAVLKGIAQGFSNQEIADKLYLSNGTVRNYVTNILSKLHAGNRTEAANIAKESGWL
- a CDS encoding IS30-like element ISSmi1 family transposase produces the protein MTKKQKHLTLEDRIDIQTGISQQETFRSIAEKMGKDPSTISKEIKRNRIMHPTSVKSDCTDCPLLKKAPYVCNNCPKKRTDCGFNRYLYYAKKAQEQYETMLRESRQGIPLNKESFYQMDKVLTQGIQKKQSIYHIIQTHNLPVSKATVYRHAKLGYLTAKPIDFPRMVTFKERRKSRKVAIPKELKIGRTYQDFQELRETDDFFKWLEMDTVIGRPGGKLLLTFNVSFCNFLFALLLNNKTALEVATKFAALKERVMDGGCAFHQLFPVILTDNGSEFAYVEELERDIDGKSHLYFCDPSRPDQKGRIEKNHTVLRAILPKGTSFDQLTQKDVNLVISHVNSLKREEFQGKSAYDIFTFTFGEDIAALLGCQFVKPEDTHLSPDLLK
- the rpsL gene encoding 30S ribosomal protein S12, giving the protein MPTINQLVRKPRKSKVEKSKSPALNVGYNSHKKVQTNVSSPQKRGVATRVGTMTPRKPNSALRKFARVRLSNLIEVTAYIPGIGHNLQEHSVVLLRGGRVKDIPGVRYHIVRGALDTAGVNDRKQGRSKYGTKRPKA
- the rpsG gene encoding 30S ribosomal protein S7; translated protein: MSRKNRAPKRDVLPDPLYNSQLVTRLINRVMLDGKRGTAASIVYGAFEQIKEATGNDALEVFETAMENIMPVLEVRARRVGGSNYQVPVEVRPERRTTLGLRWLVTIARLRGEHTMQDRLAKEILDAANNTGAAVKKREDTHRMAEANRAFAHFRW
- the fusA gene encoding elongation factor G, which gives rise to MAREFSLEKTRNIGIMAHVDAGKTTTTERILYYTGKIHKIGETHEGASQMDWMEQEQERGITITSAATTAQWNNHRVNIIDTPGHVDFTIEVQRSLRVLDGAVTVLDSQSGVEPQTETVWRQATEYGVPRIVFANKMDKIGADFLYSVSTLHDRLQANAHPIQLPIGSEDDFRGIIDLIKMKAEIYTNDLGTDILEEDIPAEYLDQAQEYREKLVEAVAETDEELMMKYLEGEEITNEELKAGIRKATINVEFFPVLCGSAFKNKGVQLMLDAVIDYLPSPLDIPAIKGINPDTDEEETRPASDEEPFAALAFKIMTDPFVGRLTFFRVYSGVLQSGSYVLNTSKGKRERIGRILQMHANSRQEIDTVYSGDIAAAVGLKDTTTGDSLTDEKAKIILESINVPEPVIQLMVEPKSKADQDKMGIALQKLAEEDPTFRVETNVETGETVISGMGELHLDVLVDRMRREFKVEANVGAPQVSYRETFRASTQARGFFKRQSGGKGQFGDVWIEFTPNEEGKGFEFENAIVGGVVPREFIPAVEKGLVESMANGVLAGYPMVDVKAKLYDGSYHDVDSSETAFKIAASLALKEAAKSAQPAILEPMMLVTITVPEENLGDVMGHVTARRGRVDGMEAHGNSQIVRAYVPLAEMFGYATVLRSASQGRGTFMMVFDHYEDVPKSVQEEIIKKNKGED